The sequence below is a genomic window from Cryobacterium arcticum.
TCGTTGTCGAGGCTCGAGGTCGGTTCGTCGAGGATCAGCACCTTGGGCCGCACCACGATAGCCCGCGCGATGGCGACGAGCTGCTGCACGGCAGGGGAGTGGTCGGACAACCGTGACGACGGGTCGATGTCGAGGTTCATGGTCTGCAACAGCTCGGCGGTGCGGCGCCTGGCGGCGGGCCAGTCGATGGTGCCCCACCGGCGCCGAGGTTCCCGGCCGAGCATGACGTTCTCGGTCACGCTCAGATTGGGCAGGAGGTTGACCTCCTGGTAGACGGTGCTGACCCCGGCACGCTGGGCGTCGGCGGGCCCAGTGAAATGCACCGGAGCGCCGTCGATCTCGATGGAGCCGTGGTCGATGGGCTGAACGCCCGTCAGGGCCTTGATCAGGGTGCTCTTTCCCGCGCCGTTCTCGCCCATGAGCGAGTGCACCTCGCCGGGGAACATCCGGAAATCCACGTCGTCGAGGGCCCGTGCCCCGGGGAACTCCACCGTGATGCCGGTCATCCGCACCAGCGGTTCAGGCGCGCTCACGGCACCCGCCCGGCCGCATTCGTGCGCCGGCAGGCAGCAGCGTCACTGCACGTGTGCACTCTCGCGAACCTCCTCGTTCACCTGAATGTTAGGGTTCACAACCGGATGCCGCAACTGCGGGATCCCGCGCTCGGCCGCCGGGAAAAGGGCCTTGACAATCTGAACGGCCCAGTTGTAGCCTCCGTGTGACGCAATTGTGAAGGCTAACAATTCGGAAATGACGACGAGGTCAGCGATGACAGACCTGCACACGTCGCCCAATTGTTAGCGATCACAGGACGCTTTGCACCGAAGCCGAGTCCAGTTGGACGCATTCACACTGTTGACACGTAGATCGTGTCGGCAGATCTCAAGGAGGAGATCCATGGCACACACAGCACGATTCCGGGCATTCGCGGGTTTGGCCCTCGCCGGAGCGATGGCACTGAGCATCACGGCCTGTTCTGCAGGCTCAAGCGACGAGGGGTCCGTCCCGGCAGGCGATGACATCGTCACCGTCGGCTTCGTCGCCGTCGGCCCCGAGGGTGGCTGGCGCACCGCGAACGAGAAGAACATTCAGGACTCGTTCTCGACGGAGAACGGCTTCGACCTCAAGTACGCTCCGGCCACCAACGGCGACCAGAACTCGCAGATCACCGCCTTCACGTCGTTCATCGACGAGGGCGTCGACGTGATCCTGCTCTCCGCGACCGAGGCCACCGGCTGGGAGGACGTGCTCAAGCGCGCCCAGGAAGCCGAGATCCCCGTGGTGCTCCTCGACCGCGGAATCGAGCCGAACGACGAGAGCCTCTACACGAGCCGCATCGCACCCGACAACGTGGGTATCAGCGCGTCGGCCGCCGAATGGGCCAACTCGCAGTTCCCGGATGGCGCCAACTACGTGGTCCTCGAAGGCCCGCCCGGCCTGTCGGTCGTGAACGACCGCAACAAGGGCTGGGACGCGAACGTGGCCGACAACCTGGTCAAGCTCGAGAGCCAGTCCGCAAACTGGTCCACCGAAGAAGCCAAGAGCGTCTTCGAGACGATGCTCAAGGCCAACGGCAACAACATCCAGCTCGTCTTCGCCCAGAACGACGAGATGGGCCTTGGCGCTGCCCTGGCCGTTGAGGAAGCCGGCCTCAAGCCCGGCACCGATGTGAAGATCATCACCATCGACGGCACCAAGGCTGCACTCGAGGCACTCGCTGCCGGACGGCTCAGCTTCGTCGCCGAGTACAACCCGCTGTTCGGTGACGACGCCATCTCCGTGGTGAAGGCGGCACTGGCCGGCGACTCCGTTGAGTCCAGCATCGTCGTGCCGAGTACGACGTTCGACTCCCCTGAAGCGGCCACCACGGCGCTGCCCGACCGCCAGTACTAGCTCCGACAGTGCCCGTTCCCGTGGCCGGTGCCACGGGAACGGGCACGAACATCCGTGGCAGGTGCCACGCAACTCAACGACGAGGCCGGCCGACCGGCAGAACGACCAGGCAAACATGGCAGCGACAGAGCCGATCGTCGAGATGGAGAACATCTCGATCGAGTTCCCGGGGGTCAAAGCCCTCCAGGACGTGAACTTCCGACTCTTCCCCGGCGAGGTGCACACCCTGATGGGCGAGAACGGTGCGGGCAAGTCCACCCTCATCAAGGCCCTCACCGGCGTGTACAAGATCGACTCCGGCAGCATCAAGGTCGCCGGCGGGCCCCGCCGGTTCACCGGAACGGCCGACGCGCAGAGCGCCGGCATCTCGACCGTGTATCAAGAGGTCAACCTCTGCGACAACCTCACCGTCGGTGAGAACGTCATGCTCGGCCATGAGGTGCACGGGCGGATGGGCATCAACTGGCGCAAGACCAACCTCGCCGCTCACGACGCCCTTGTGCGCCTGGGCCTGGGCGGTCTGGACCCCAAGGCCCCGCTCTCCAGCATCTCCCTCGCGCTGCAGCAGCTCGTCGCGATCAGCCGCGCCATGGTCACCAATTCCAAGGTGTTGATCCTCGACGAACCCACCTCGAGCCTCGACGCGAACGAGGTCGAAGGCCTCTTCGCCGTGATCCGGCGCCTGCGCGACGAGGGCGTCGCCATCCTCTTCGTCTCGCACTTCCTCGACCAGGTCTACGCCATCAGCGACCGGCTCACGGTGCTGCGGAACGGCGAATTCGTCGGCGAGCACATGACCCAGGACCTCTCCCGTGGCCAGCTCATCTCCATGATGATCGGCAAGGACGTCGACACGCTCAACTCCCTCGGCTCCAACCGCGGCCGAGCCGTGCACGCGGTGGGCGCCCCGTACTACAGCGCCAAGAACCTCGGCCGGCAGGGGTCCATCGAACCCGTCGACATCGACGTGCACGCCGGCGAAGTGGTGGGCCTGGCCGGGCTGCTCGGCTCCGGCCGCACCGAACTCGGCCGGCTGATCTACGGCGCCGACCGGCCCGACTCCGGCGACGTCACCATCGACGGCGTCGCAACCGAGGTGCACACGCCGGTCGCCGCGCTGGCCCGCAAGATCGCCTTCTCCACTGAGAACCGCCGCGACGAGGGCATCATCGGCGACCTCACCGTGCGCGAGAACCTGATCCTGGCCGTCCAGGCCAGACGCGGATGGGCCCGGCCGCTGTCCCGCCGCGAACAGAACGAGATCTGCGCCAAGTACCTCGTGGAACTCAACGTGCGGCCCGCCGACCCCGAGCGCGCCATTCGCAACCTCTCCGGAGGCAACCAGCAGAAGGTCCTGCTGGGCCGCTGGCTCGCCACCAACCCGGAACTGCTGATCCTCGACGAACCGACCCGGGGGATCGACGTGGGAGCCAAGGCCGAGATCCAGGAGACCATCGCCGCACTCGCCGAAGACGGCATGTCGGTGGTGTTCATCTCCTCGGAGCTCGAAGAGGTGGTGCGGCTGAGCGAACGCATCATCGTGTTGAAAGACCACCGTAAGATCGGCGAGATCACCAACGGACCACTCGTCACCGCCGAAACCATCGTCGACATCATCGCTTCCGAAGGGAGCAGCGAATGAGCGCCCCCGTGTCGCGTCAGCCGTCAGCCATGCAGTTCGTCACCCGGCTCTTCCACCAGCCCTACGTCTGGGCGATCGTGGCTCTGCTCCTGCTGCTGGTGATCAACCTGACCAAGAACCCCGGCTACCTCGGGGTGTCGGTCAACCCCGCCACCGGCAACCTGTCCGGCAACATCATCGACATCCTGCGGGCAAGCGCGCCGATCATGATGATCGCGGTCGGCATGACCCTGGTCATCGCCACCCGTGGCATCGACCTGTCGGTGGGGTCGGTGATGGCCGTGGCCGGCGCCGTCTCGATGGAATTCATGCACAACGCCGGCACCGGCAGCTTCGGCACCGCGGCGATCGCCGTGATCCTGGCGCTGGGCATCAGCGCGGTGCTCGGTACCCTCAACGGCATCCTGGTGTCGATCGTGGGCCTGCAGCCGTTCATCACCACCCTAGTGATGATGCTCGCCGGCCGCGGCCTGGCCAAGGTGATCACCTCCGGCCAGAACACCTCCGCCACCAATGAGTCGTTCCGCTGGCTCGCCAACGGAACGGTGCTGGGCTTCCCGGTCGTGTTCGTGATCGCCGTCGTGATCGTCGCCGTGCTCGCGGCGCTGGTGCGCCGCACCGCCCTGGGGCTCATGATCGAGTCCATCGGCATCAACCCCAAGGCCGCCCGGATGGCCGGCATCCGCCCGGTGGGTATCCTCATCTCCGTCTATATAGTGAGCGCCGTGCTCGCCGGCGTGGCCGGGATCTTCAGCACCGCCAGCGTCATGACCGTCGAGGTCGCCAAGACCGGCATGACCGCCGAGATGGATGCCATCCTGGCCGTCGTGATCGGCGGCACCTCGCTGGCCGGTGGCAAGTTCTCGCTGACCGGCAGCATCATCGGCGCCCTGCTCATCGCGACGCTCGACAAGACCATCGTCTACATGTCGATCCCGTCCTCGGCCACGCCGGCGTTCAAGGCCATCGTGATCGTGGTGATCTGCCTGCTGCAGTCGCCGCGGGTGCGGGCACTGTTCAACCAACGAAAAGCAAGCACCACCAGACCCAACACCCGGAAGGAAGCCGTGTCGGCATGACCACCACGCTGATCGACAAGCCGGCCGCGCCGTCACGATTCTCACGCTTCAAGCCCAACCTGGAAACGCTGCCGACCCTCGCGGCCGTGGCGATCTTCATCGGGATGCTCATCTATGGTGAGATCGCCTACGGGCGGATCATGCAGTTCAGCACCATCTCCAACCTGCTGATCAACAACGCCTACCTCATCATCCTGGCGGTCGGACTCACCTTCGTGATCCTCACCGGCGGCATCGACCTCTCGGTGGGTGCGGTCATCGCCATCAGCAGCCTCGTGGGGGTGATGCTGGCCAACGCCGGCTGGAACCCCATCGTCGTGATTGTGCTGATGATCCTGATCGGGTCCACCTTCGGTCTCGCCTCCGGTGTGCTGATCCAGTACTTCAATGTGCAACCTTTCATCGCGACCCTGGCGATGATGTTCCTGGCCCGGGGCCTGGCGGCCATCCTGAGCACCACCCCGCAGCGGCTGGAAGACGACTCGCCCATCCGCACCCTCTCCACGGAGTGGAAGGTCTACGACGGGCCCAAGATCAATGACCTCGTCACGACCCCCAACGTGCTCATCGCGGCGGCCGTCGTGATCGTGGCGTTCTTCCTGCTGCACCGCACCCGGTTCGGCCGCACCGTCTACGCGATCGGCGGCTCCGAGCAGTCCGCGCTGCTGATGGGCCTGCCCGTGGTGCGCACCAAACTGCTGATCTACGTCATCAGCGGCTCCCTCGCGGGACTGGCCGCCGTGGTCTACACGTCCAAGCTCGGTATCGCGCAGAACATCACCGGCGTCGGCTGGGAGCTCGACGCCATCGCCGCGGTGATCATCGGCGGCACACTGCTGACCGGCGGTGCGGGCTTCGTGCTCGGCTCGGTGATCGGCGCCCTCGTGCTCGGCCTGATGAACGTGCTCGTCACCCGCGACGGCGGCATCCCGCCGGAAGCCACCACGATCATCACCGGTGGCATCCTGCTGGCCTTCGTGCTGCTGCAGAGAGTGGTCGTGTCGCGCAAGCGCAAGACCTGATCCGCGTCCGGCACTGTCCCATCCCGGCACTGCCCTAATCCGGCACTGTCCCTTCCCGGCACAGCTACCCCATCCCGGCACTGCTACACCATCACGGCAGAGCCGCGTCCCCTCCTCCCCTCGCCAACCTCCCTCGCCACCCTCTTCAGGGCGCCCCGATCCTACGGGCGCCCTGCAGACTGTCGTCCCCCGGCGGCAGTCCCTTTTCGACAATGAAGCCGATCAAGGAGCAGTTCCAACATGAAAGCCGTCCCCATCCGCACCTTCGCCGCCGCCGTGGCGATATCCCTCACCGTCCCGCTCCTCGGGGCGACGCCCGCCGTCGCCGCCGACGACCATCTCGTTCTGCAGTACTCCTTCGACGAAACCTCCGGCACCGTGGCGGCCGACAGCTCCGGCAACGCCCACAACGGATCCTTCGTCGGTTCTCCGACCCTGGGCGGCGGTGACACCGGTGTGACGCTCGACGGCGTCGACGACCACGTCAAGCTGCCCGACAACATCCTCGCCGGACTCGACTCGATCACCGTCAGCACCGAGGTGCTGATCCGGTCGAACCAGCCCTCCCCGTACTTCATCTACGGGCTCGGCACCGCCGCGACGAGCAACTCGGGCGCGGGTTACCTGTTCGCGACCGGCAACAAATACAAGACCGCCATCACACCCACGTACTGGAACGGCGAACAGGTGGCCGACTCCGGGGCCGACCTGGCCCGCGGCGTCTGGAAGACCCTCACCTACACCCTCGACGACGCGACCGATGTGGCCACGCTCTACCTGGACGGTGTGAAGGTCGCCGGCAAGACCGGCGTCACAACCAAGCCCTCCGCGATCGGCGCGGGCACCACCTCCGCGAACTTCATCGGCCGCTCCAACTACGCTGCCGACAAGTACCTCGCCGGCAGCGTGCGCGACTTCCGCATCTACAACACGGCCCTCAGCGCCACCGACGTCGCGGCGTTGCAGCCCGCCGACGCCCAGCTGGTGACCCGCGACGCGGACCACCTCACCCTGGGCGACCTGTCGGCGGTGGAGTCGAATCTCACCCTTCCCACCTCAGGTCCGAACGGCTCGACCATCACCTGGGCGTCCGACACCCCGGCAACCATCTCCACCACCGGGGTCGTCACGCGTCCCGCGGCCGCCAGCGGCCCCGCCACGGTGACGCTGACCGCCACGGTGATGCGCGGCACCGCATCGGAGACCCGCACCTTCCCAGCCACAGTGACGCCTCTCCGCGACGACCAGGGTGATGTGGATGCCGCCGCCGCCGCCCTGGCCATCGCCACACTCGACGACGTGCGCGGCAACCTCACCCTGCCCGCCGCCCCGGCGGGTATCGGCCTCTCCTGGACCTCGTCCGACCCCGGTGTCGTCGCGATCGACGGGGTCGTCACCCGCCCGTCCGCAACCAAGGACGTCACCCTCACCGCCCACCTGACCAAGGGTGGTGCGACCGCCACCCGCGCCTTCACCGCGTCCGTGCGCCAGGCCGCCGAGCTGGGCGACTACGAGGGCTACGCCTTCGCCTACTTCACCGGCAACTCCCTCGAGGGCGAGAACATCTACCTCGCCGCCAGTGAAGGCAACAACGCGCTGGACTGGAACGAGCTCAACAACGGGCAGCCGGTGCTCCGCTCCACCGAAGGCACGAAGGGCCTGCGTGACCCGTTCATCATCCGCTCGCCCGAAGGCGACACGTTCTACCTGATCGCCACCGACCTCTCCATCGGCAGCGGCACCTCGTGGGGCGACTCGGTGCGCACCGGCAGCCAGTACCTCGAGGTCTGGGAATCGCACGACCTGGTGAACTGGACTGACCAGCGCCACGTCAAGGTCGCGCCCGACAACGCCGGCAACACCTGGGCCCCGGAGGCGTACTACGACGACACCATCGGTGCCTACGTGGTGTTCTGGGCCTCGTCGCTCTACGCTGACACCGACCCGGGCCACACCGGCAGCAGTTACCACCGGATGATGTACGTCACCACCCGGGACTTCGTGAGCTTCAGCACTCCTGAGGTGTGGCAAGACCAGGGAGTCTCCCGCATCGACTCGACCGTGCTCAAGGCCGACGACGTCTACTACCGCTTCACCAAGGACGAAGGGGCCGGCGGCACCGGCTGCACCGACATCATCCAGGAGTCCTCCACCGAGTTGCGCGCCACCCTTGAATCGTGGACCCAGGTCGACAGCTGCATCGGAAAGAAGGCCAACACCAGCGCGGTAGAGGGCCCGACCGCCTTCCAGGCCAACCCCGGCGACGTGAACGGTGACAAGACCTACCTCTTCGTGGACGAGTACGGCGGACGCGGCTACATCCCGCTGCAGACCGACGACATCGCCCACCCCGACTGGAAGGTGGCCCCGAAGTACGACCTGCCGGCCAGTCCCCGGCACGGCACCGTCATCCCGGTGACCGCGGCCGAACTGGAAACCCTCACCGAGGAACTCGGGCAGGGCCCCGCCCCGGTGCCGGCCAACGAGGACGGCGAGATCCTGCGCTACACCTTCGAGAACGGGTCCGGCACGCGGCTCAGCGACGTCTCCGGCAACGGCCAGGACGGCACCATCGTCGGCGGCGCGACCTGGAGCGACAGTGCGCTGCAGCTCAACGGCAGCACCGGCTACGTCGACCTGCCCGACAACATCCTGTCGGGCGTGACCGACGTGTCGATCGAGGCGGATGTCTGGATCGACCCCGCCCAGGCCAACCCGTACTTCATCTACGGACTGGGCAACACCGTCAACAAAGCGGGCAACGGATACCTGTTCTCCACCGGCAATGCCTACCGCACCAGTCTCGCGACAGGTAACTGGTCGACAGAGCAGACGGTGTCGCAGGGCAGTAACCTGGCCCGCGGCACCTGGGCGCACCTCACCTATGTGCTCCAGGGCACGACGGCCACGCTTTACCTCGACGGAGTGGCCGTGAAGACGGGCACGGTGACCGCCGACCCGGGCGACATCGGCGGCGGCATCACCACCGCCAACTACCTTGGTCGGTCGAACTACGACACCGACAACACGTTCCGCGGCAAGTTCCGTGAGTTCGCCATCTACAACCGGGCGCTGTCCTCCGCCGAGGTCCTCGCGGCCTCCGGCAACAGCACGGCGCTGGCCGGCGTCACGCTCGCCGAGAGCGACGTCCTCAAGCTGGATCCGATCGTGAACCAGGCCGCCCACGAGGTCGTTTTCCCGGTGAAGCCCGGCACCGACCTGAGCGCCCTCACCCCGGTGTTCGCCACGTCCGCCGCCATTGTCGCGGCTCCGGCCTCCGGGACGACCGTGGACCTGCGCACTCCGGTGACGGTCACCCTGACCGGGGCCGGCTCGAGCGTGACCTGGACGCTGCGGGCGGTCGAGATGGCCAGCCCCAGCATCCCCGGGCTGTACGCCGACCCGAACGTCGTGGCGTTCGGTGATACCTATTACATCTACGCGACCGCGGACGGCTATGCGGGGTGGGGCGGCAAGGACTTCTACGTCTGGTCGTCTCAGGACCTCGTGAGCTGGGAGCGCTCGGACAAGCCGATCCTGACCCTCGACGGTGCCAGCGGTACCGTGCCGTGGGCAACCGGGAACGCGTGGGCGCCGACCATCACGGAGAAGGACGGCAAGTTCTACTTCTACTTCAGCGGGCACAACGCCACGTACGACCGCAAGACCATCGGGGTGGCCGTCGCCGACAGCCCGGAGGGCCCGTTCACGGCCGATCCGACCGCGATGATCCTCAACAACGAGGCCGTCACCTCCGGTCAGGCAATCGACCCGGCCGCGTTCGTGGACCCGGTCAGCCGCAAGCACTACCTGTTCTGGGGCAACGGCTCGCCCGTATACGCGGAGCTCGCCGATGACATGCGCTCGATCAAGCCCGCGACCCTGAAGAAGATCAGCGGCCTGACCGACTTCCGCGAGGGCGCCTTCCTCAACTACCGGGACGGGATGTACCACCTCACCTACTCCATCGACGACACCGGCTCGGAGAACTACCGCGTCGGTTACGCCACGGCGACGAGCGTGGACGGACCGTGGACCTACCGCGGGGTGATCCTGCAGAAGGACACCACCCAGGGGATCTTGGCCACCGGCCACAACTCGGTGCTCAACGTGCCGGGTACCGACGACTGGTATATCGTCTATCACCGCTTCGCGATGCCCGGCGGCGACGGCCAGCACCGCGAGACCACGATCGACAGGCTCACCTTCAACCCGGTGACCGGACTGATCAACCCGGTCACCCCGACCCTGACGAGCGTGCCGGCGCAGCGAATCGAGGATGCGCAGCCGCTGGCGACCCGCATCGAGGGCATCGCGAAGGTGGGAGAGACCCTCACCGCCGTCGTCGACGTGCCCTGGACGGCGACAGGATACGTCTGGACCAGGGACGGTGACCCGGTCGACGGCGCCACCGAGGCGAGCTACCTGCTCACCTCTGCCGACCTGGGTTCCACCATCGCGGTGCGGGTGACCGCCGACAAGCCGCTCTGGTCCTCGGCGGACGCCGAGGCCGGCACCGGACCGGTGCAGGCCGCGGATGCCGTGATCGACCCCGTCGTGACGGCGGCGGTCGAGGGCGCGGCAGCCAACGCTGCCGGCTGGTACTCCGGGGCGGTCACGGTTGCTCTCACACTCAACGACGGAGCCGCCGGCGACATCGAATACCGCCTGGACGGCGGCACGTGGACGAGTTACGCCACGCCGATCGCGCTCGCCGCAGACGGTGACCACCTGGTGGAGCACCGGGTGAGCGTGGACGGCACCCCCGTCGACGTCTCCCTGGGCAGCCTGACCGTGCGGATCGACGCCACAGCACCGGTGTCGACGGTCACGCTGGACCCGGCAGACGGTGTCGGCACGCCGGCGAAGCCGGTGCACCTGGCCCTCGCGGCAACCGATGGTACCTCCGGAGTGGGGGAGCTGCAGTACCGCTTCGGCGACGCGGCCTGGGCGGCCCTGCCTGCCGACGGGCTGACCTTCGCCGAGGTGGGCGCCACGGTGGTGTCCTACCGCGCGGTGGATCGTGCCGGCACCGTCGAGGCGCATCGCACCGTCGTCGTCGTCGTCACCGGTCCGGCCACCGATCCGGGAACGAACCCGGGCACTGACCCGGGAACGAACCCTGGCACCAACCCCGGAACGGGACCGGGAACCGGTCCGGGCACGACGCCCGGCACGGACCCGGGCACCGGCGCCGGACCGGGCACATTGCCCGGCACCGGGCCGGGCACCCCGCCCGGTACGGGACCCGGAACGGGATCCGGCGCGGGCACGGCGAGCACGCTGACGCTCACGTCATCCGTGCTGGAAGCCGGCGGAACGGTCACGGTCAGCGGCAGCGGGTTCACTCCCGGTGAGCGGGTGGAGTTCACCCTGTTCTCCACACCGCGCTACCTCGGCGGCGTGCAGAGCGACGCGGCCGGATCCTTCACCGCGACGCTCAGCATCCCGGCAGGGGTGGAACCGGGCAGCCACACCCTGCGAGCGGTGGGCGCAACCTCGGGCACGATCGCGACCTTCGCCGTGACCGTCAAGGCCGCCGGCAACGGCGCGCCCCTCGCGGCCACCGGTGCGGATGCGGGGTGGCCGGCGTCTCTCGCCCTGCTGCTCCTGGCGGCGGGAACGCTCCTGCTGCTGGTGCGGCGCGGAGTCGTGCGGCGGCGTCGCCCGGCGAGCACGCGCGGGTAGCCGGGCGTTGTGACGAGGCCCTGCGGGCCCTCGCGGTGGACACCACCGGAGGGCCCGCGGGGCCTCTGTCGTTGCCGGGGCGGCAGAGGCGTTCGAGTTGTACCCCAGGGCGGGGGACGGATCTGCCGGCGACGCGCCCGGCGCGCGGGAGGCCGGATTCCACTGGGTG
It includes:
- a CDS encoding ABC transporter permease, translating into MSAPVSRQPSAMQFVTRLFHQPYVWAIVALLLLLVINLTKNPGYLGVSVNPATGNLSGNIIDILRASAPIMMIAVGMTLVIATRGIDLSVGSVMAVAGAVSMEFMHNAGTGSFGTAAIAVILALGISAVLGTLNGILVSIVGLQPFITTLVMMLAGRGLAKVITSGQNTSATNESFRWLANGTVLGFPVVFVIAVVIVAVLAALVRRTALGLMIESIGINPKAARMAGIRPVGILISVYIVSAVLAGVAGIFSTASVMTVEVAKTGMTAEMDAILAVVIGGTSLAGGKFSLTGSIIGALLIATLDKTIVYMSIPSSATPAFKAIVIVVICLLQSPRVRALFNQRKASTTRPNTRKEAVSA
- a CDS encoding sugar ABC transporter ATP-binding protein, giving the protein MAATEPIVEMENISIEFPGVKALQDVNFRLFPGEVHTLMGENGAGKSTLIKALTGVYKIDSGSIKVAGGPRRFTGTADAQSAGISTVYQEVNLCDNLTVGENVMLGHEVHGRMGINWRKTNLAAHDALVRLGLGGLDPKAPLSSISLALQQLVAISRAMVTNSKVLILDEPTSSLDANEVEGLFAVIRRLRDEGVAILFVSHFLDQVYAISDRLTVLRNGEFVGEHMTQDLSRGQLISMMIGKDVDTLNSLGSNRGRAVHAVGAPYYSAKNLGRQGSIEPVDIDVHAGEVVGLAGLLGSGRTELGRLIYGADRPDSGDVTIDGVATEVHTPVAALARKIAFSTENRRDEGIIGDLTVRENLILAVQARRGWARPLSRREQNEICAKYLVELNVRPADPERAIRNLSGGNQQKVLLGRWLATNPELLILDEPTRGIDVGAKAEIQETIAALAEDGMSVVFISSELEEVVRLSERIIVLKDHRKIGEITNGPLVTAETIVDIIASEGSSE
- a CDS encoding ABC transporter permease; this encodes MTTTLIDKPAAPSRFSRFKPNLETLPTLAAVAIFIGMLIYGEIAYGRIMQFSTISNLLINNAYLIILAVGLTFVILTGGIDLSVGAVIAISSLVGVMLANAGWNPIVVIVLMILIGSTFGLASGVLIQYFNVQPFIATLAMMFLARGLAAILSTTPQRLEDDSPIRTLSTEWKVYDGPKINDLVTTPNVLIAAAVVIVAFFLLHRTRFGRTVYAIGGSEQSALLMGLPVVRTKLLIYVISGSLAGLAAVVYTSKLGIAQNITGVGWELDAIAAVIIGGTLLTGGAGFVLGSVIGALVLGLMNVLVTRDGGIPPEATTIITGGILLAFVLLQRVVVSRKRKT
- a CDS encoding family 43 glycosylhydrolase; the encoded protein is MKAVPIRTFAAAVAISLTVPLLGATPAVAADDHLVLQYSFDETSGTVAADSSGNAHNGSFVGSPTLGGGDTGVTLDGVDDHVKLPDNILAGLDSITVSTEVLIRSNQPSPYFIYGLGTAATSNSGAGYLFATGNKYKTAITPTYWNGEQVADSGADLARGVWKTLTYTLDDATDVATLYLDGVKVAGKTGVTTKPSAIGAGTTSANFIGRSNYAADKYLAGSVRDFRIYNTALSATDVAALQPADAQLVTRDADHLTLGDLSAVESNLTLPTSGPNGSTITWASDTPATISTTGVVTRPAAASGPATVTLTATVMRGTASETRTFPATVTPLRDDQGDVDAAAAALAIATLDDVRGNLTLPAAPAGIGLSWTSSDPGVVAIDGVVTRPSATKDVTLTAHLTKGGATATRAFTASVRQAAELGDYEGYAFAYFTGNSLEGENIYLAASEGNNALDWNELNNGQPVLRSTEGTKGLRDPFIIRSPEGDTFYLIATDLSIGSGTSWGDSVRTGSQYLEVWESHDLVNWTDQRHVKVAPDNAGNTWAPEAYYDDTIGAYVVFWASSLYADTDPGHTGSSYHRMMYVTTRDFVSFSTPEVWQDQGVSRIDSTVLKADDVYYRFTKDEGAGGTGCTDIIQESSTELRATLESWTQVDSCIGKKANTSAVEGPTAFQANPGDVNGDKTYLFVDEYGGRGYIPLQTDDIAHPDWKVAPKYDLPASPRHGTVIPVTAAELETLTEELGQGPAPVPANEDGEILRYTFENGSGTRLSDVSGNGQDGTIVGGATWSDSALQLNGSTGYVDLPDNILSGVTDVSIEADVWIDPAQANPYFIYGLGNTVNKAGNGYLFSTGNAYRTSLATGNWSTEQTVSQGSNLARGTWAHLTYVLQGTTATLYLDGVAVKTGTVTADPGDIGGGITTANYLGRSNYDTDNTFRGKFREFAIYNRALSSAEVLAASGNSTALAGVTLAESDVLKLDPIVNQAAHEVVFPVKPGTDLSALTPVFATSAAIVAAPASGTTVDLRTPVTVTLTGAGSSVTWTLRAVEMASPSIPGLYADPNVVAFGDTYYIYATADGYAGWGGKDFYVWSSQDLVSWERSDKPILTLDGASGTVPWATGNAWAPTITEKDGKFYFYFSGHNATYDRKTIGVAVADSPEGPFTADPTAMILNNEAVTSGQAIDPAAFVDPVSRKHYLFWGNGSPVYAELADDMRSIKPATLKKISGLTDFREGAFLNYRDGMYHLTYSIDDTGSENYRVGYATATSVDGPWTYRGVILQKDTTQGILATGHNSVLNVPGTDDWYIVYHRFAMPGGDGQHRETTIDRLTFNPVTGLINPVTPTLTSVPAQRIEDAQPLATRIEGIAKVGETLTAVVDVPWTATGYVWTRDGDPVDGATEASYLLTSADLGSTIAVRVTADKPLWSSADAEAGTGPVQAADAVIDPVVTAAVEGAAANAAGWYSGAVTVALTLNDGAAGDIEYRLDGGTWTSYATPIALAADGDHLVEHRVSVDGTPVDVSLGSLTVRIDATAPVSTVTLDPADGVGTPAKPVHLALAATDGTSGVGELQYRFGDAAWAALPADGLTFAEVGATVVSYRAVDRAGTVEAHRTVVVVVTGPATDPGTNPGTDPGTNPGTNPGTGPGTGPGTTPGTDPGTGAGPGTLPGTGPGTPPGTGPGTGSGAGTASTLTLTSSVLEAGGTVTVSGSGFTPGERVEFTLFSTPRYLGGVQSDAAGSFTATLSIPAGVEPGSHTLRAVGATSGTIATFAVTVKAAGNGAPLAATGADAGWPASLALLLLAAGTLLLLVRRGVVRRRRPASTRG
- a CDS encoding ABC transporter substrate-binding protein, translating into MAHTARFRAFAGLALAGAMALSITACSAGSSDEGSVPAGDDIVTVGFVAVGPEGGWRTANEKNIQDSFSTENGFDLKYAPATNGDQNSQITAFTSFIDEGVDVILLSATEATGWEDVLKRAQEAEIPVVLLDRGIEPNDESLYTSRIAPDNVGISASAAEWANSQFPDGANYVVLEGPPGLSVVNDRNKGWDANVADNLVKLESQSANWSTEEAKSVFETMLKANGNNIQLVFAQNDEMGLGAALAVEEAGLKPGTDVKIITIDGTKAALEALAAGRLSFVAEYNPLFGDDAISVVKAALAGDSVESSIVVPSTTFDSPEAATTALPDRQY